The Engraulis encrasicolus isolate BLACKSEA-1 chromosome 22, IST_EnEncr_1.0, whole genome shotgun sequence sequence GCAAATTACCCATTTATATTTCAATTAGTTTACCAATAACATTTAAATACATGTGAATAATTAATACCATGACACACAATACGTTTAACCCAACCCCGTAATATAATCAAGCATATGCAAACTACAGTATACAAAAcactatttattttatattttgccaAAAAAAAGAGACTTTTGTAGCCTCCACTAGCCAAACGAGACGGGCTCTGGGTCACACAAGCGTCCGTCAGACAAACAGCTGTAGGCTACTAAAGCGGAAGTACAGTCGAGAAATCCAAAAACACGCCCACTACGATACCCAATCTGCTTGTGAGAGGTTTTGAAAGCTCATCATGTGGCTCATGTGGATCGAGAAAGCAAGCAATGTTCCTGTGTAATAATCAACCACAAATACAATACCGTGAGCTGTTGGTTGGCGTCGATGTTATGTCCTCTTAAGTCTTAGATATTGCTAAGCTTTTTGACGAGCTTTGTTTGACAACCCTAAACCTGGAGCACTCGGACAGCATGGCCGCATTACGAGCAGCTAAACAGGCTTtgagaaaagaaataaagaaacggGTTGCTGCTTTGAGTGACCAAGAGAAGGCTcggcagtccaaagttgtttctCAGAAGGTAAAATGACATCAGCTTATTTTATTTGCCTAGTTGCATGGTCTGCATGTGCTGCTTGTGACACCCATATTGTGCAGAGTGTTTATTTTCTCCATGTCATAATTTCATGCAGAGTACACGTTGACAGGCAGCCCCATTTGGCCTACATCCACAACGTTGCAGAAGTGGTGCCTTCTGCATGGTAGTTGGGTGACTGTCAAACCTAAGCTTCGTGATCAATAATGTTTGCATTATTGATCTTGGTGCATTCAAAAGCGATATATATTGTAACCAGTCTATCAATCAAATCACCTGATTATTTCTTGGGTgaatttagtttttttgtttttattttttattattattattatcagtttatttttataAATTGATGAATATATGAaaattaaagggtcaatctttctttggtgcatgacatttaattttgtacataaaacttcattcgggagggttgcagctttcatatgagtgacttctgaagccaagtgattaattgaaagtcaggttattagttgttattccaaacagatggataggcgacaacactttcGGAGACGGCTGTAGATatatcattttcattttatctttTTTATGTATATAATTTGTCACTTTTATGGAGCAAAACAGGGTGGTTCAATAGTAATTTGAAGCAAGGTACATATTTTTCAttacaataataaataattgTGGCAAATGCATACAGGCCTATTTtccagtccagagagagagagatgggtgactGTGTCACTGTGTTATCTGTTTCCATCAGCTCTTCAGTCACCCAAAGTACACCAGTAGCCAGCGCATCGCTGTGTTCCTGAGCATGCACGATGAGGTGCGCACGGAGGAGATCCTCGGGGATGCCTTCGGGAAGGGCAAAGTCTGCTTCATCCCCAAGTACCTGACCGCCAACAACAGCAACCATATGGACATGCTCAGGCTGGCCAGCCTGGAGGACATCAACACACTGCCTCTCACCTCCTGGAACATCAGGCAACCTGGGGATGACGACAACCAGAGAGAAGAGGCCTTGGACTCGGGTGAGTCAGTGGAGTTAAGATGGCAGGCAGAGGTGTCGATCTGGGATTTAGCAAGTAAATAGAGCAGGTAAGGGGGTTCACAAAGTAAGGGGGTTCACTTGTCGTGAGTGGGCACTGGGCAGTAAGGTCAGGTAACTCACCTGTCTTGGGTGGCCACAGTATGAtcagatcaatcaatcaatcagtcagtcaatcgGCCAATCAACATATCATGTTTACATTATCAGCCTGGGGTTGTAGGCATAGGAGGATTCAGACATGGGTAGGTCAAAcggcatgatttgttttcttttttgaacTCAGAAATACACATACACTTGGTGTATGTCAATGATGGCTTTATATCACTGTAGATTTTATCCAGACTTCGGACATAGTCAGTCTATATGTATGCCAAAACACAGTGAAAATGATAGTGGAACTTCAAAAACAAAGTATAGTAGTAGATAATATAGTGTaggacagggctattcaaatggcggccctggggccagatgcggcccttggaggaaggCAAGATTCTGGCCCCcaacaagccccttgaaatacttaattgtttttttggaatttagatataaaagtacgggttccgtattgagttgaaacgggacacgagacattaaaatgcaggaaattacatttaGGAAATGGCTCATTCCAcaccaaatcaacaagtgcccgcgcacttaggtctcaaaaaattctgaaaatattaccaagtgtacccatggtacttaagagaaacactgtaaatttatttgaatgtaagatgtatactctccatgttacagccaattttactgggggaggggggtgcccattttgttcacactcttttttttgtcaaagttcacaagtccctagctcaataactaaaccatgtaggaagctcaaatttggcatgctggtacatagataggaatagtttgttgctaaactgtcagttttggtctgtatgatcctgcatcgtcatagcattccctcaaagacgacacaaattgtactggagtttttggctgtgctctgtttaggccttcagaagacatatttgtgcccaacatagcctctggattttttccccttgtagatacaagtagaaacactcccataaaaatctataaatagaaaggaaaccccatcagtgtttgaccagaagacctcacaagtctgacaaatcattttgggtgtcattttcagagcaccagaacaccttgtgggattgtccacagatttttattttatttttttcttcattcaccaagaagtcttctttttaaaaatcccaatgagacttgtcttatgtgatgttttcgtttttaatttccaccctgaacatgggcaaaatgcaaaaagagagcaacatgatttctataacatttaatgtaaagactaaataatcaaatgcaaattttgcccagacatgatcacccgagagtccttgtgcaggggtgcaggaatccctttcaatatcaatgatttcaggagggtcattccagctggaatcagcaaatggtccccactcgaccccctcggatttgcttgaaaaaaatatatgtgatggcttaaacatccaatagaacatatccaccattgcagatttcagctgtgcatactttttccacaaaaaaatctgtaaataaggacaccccctccccctgatttggtgtcactgcctgagtgaccatattcagacttaattatctccaaaactatttgtggtggatccattattttttcagggctaagagtcatagacctgacaagcatacattacaatttgcagcactgtatgtcaaattacaccttaatgctggccctctacttttcttgaaaattaaaattgcaagggttttcagttGTCCATAacaacctcaaatttcaacattcaaggttcatccttggtacatggtcagatatgttccatgactttcacattacatcatatttaatataaggttccaatggttgttgaaatgcagaggtccaaaaatgggcaaaaactaatttataccattatttggagcaatattcccaatctatgacaccagttgtgaacttgctgtttggtgtctctgaaagataatattattattcataacatatctaaaatttgggatggtgctTTGTCCCATTATTTTAATAAtggattttaaaaactcattcctgtgtgacatgcaggtgtaccttagaagccctgttaccttagaaaaaaaaatgggtttactacacctaaaatgaatagtcaagtcagtgtacactaaaacctaaaatctctgataccaaataggtgagtttatacttgttcagctcagtatttcagtatttctgacttaaccctcaattccgtcctaagaaggtggccaatccccttgatttttgtgttccattttcacacaaagatggcggctcatggagccaatggcatagttccaaaatagttccaggaagtcagcatcatgggaaggaaacaatacaccattgtttggagcaatatttccaatatatgacggcggttgtgaacttgctgtttgttgtttctcgaagaggatattcttattaacaacatatctaaaaattgggatggtgttttgcccctttatttgtataatgccttttcaaatctcaatgcagtgtggcatgcatccctcaaatccatccaaagtggcgtcatgaaaaaaaaccccaccattttttagagcaatacctccaaagtgtgacaccagctgtgaacttgttttttgttgtgtctgtaagaggatatttttattaacaacatagcaaaaaatagaatggtgttttgcctcattccttttaatgatcgtaaagcgcattgcggtgtgacataagcctgtgatcaaatagtgcagagggaagcggaagtggtgaattgttctgggccaaggacatgggggaatcaagattgggtactcattacattgcatgtattgggaaggggtctcttcagacgactttctcccgggcccaggcaaagctctttgttcagctcagtatttctgatttttttcagggattctggcctcatctttttaagtgtactatcggccagatgatcaagtgactacgcaacatgttctcactggcgctacgttagcaataaattcaagatggttgagagaagtaccattttgagagaagtcataaaaaaaacaacctctggaaataaaacaagatgttgatatgatttccttgatgcaaccttgacttccttgatggtgatttaatatttgaaaaaaaaaatgaaatgttttaaacaagtcaggaacttttaatgctctggcctgtgacaaattattttatacacactgAACTTTCAATCAACAGCTGcaccttatgagttgactttataaggtagcttgccattgtcattgatgatgcattagatatctgcactcatattgttgtgtgcaaccatccgtcattggcaattcaatgaggagcaCCTGAaagaaactttgaatgaaactttattgtcattgtgcaggtacaacgaaattggtaccttgaaggacaatgacaacataggtattgatttcagtaaggataccagcaccatgctcaaggcacttccgccaggggaggatgatggggggcgggaagttctacaatcaggatacctctttacaaactgtctcctcctatgtgtcatctctaatcgaattcgagacgattcgtctaatgaattgttgagaggggaccattcgaacaaaacgttggaccattcgtagaaggcatggggcgtttcgtgcagtacctgaggatttttcgtagaagacctaaggacgttacgttcaacccatgcagacctttcgtgtaactgggcagacttttagtttagtctgcctattttattagccaattatttttacattttatcaaacttgtgtgcctaccacaatgcaatgaaaacaaaaatcgaaccatgtagaaagtgcgtgcgtgcgtctctatttttttttaattaatttttcattttagttcaggctgctttttttatcattaggcctattttatagcctattttataaatatactatatcgtaacggactgcttctgcctcctccggagtgagatagcagagttaccccctgtgcactacacctgtctataaaatggagttaatttcaaatggcgggggagactgtcaggaagcaacaagccgagagagcaagagagagggaaccatgaagtgtgcgccgagaagatcatcattcgcaagaatgctaagccagacattgatgtgagctgttccaaattgagaccaagcgcacaagtctgcaaacaagggttttgcaaaagtgaaccactaaaaataagaaaagatattcgttgtgttgatctgagttatttctaatgtgttggtcactgatttgtattcatttttggaaaggtaaaggcagtcttattgttgcctagctggcgcccatctcataacttaaaacagtcggttgcaccgctacaatatcgacgaaatgttttaaaatgtaggcttacaacagtaatttaaaggtaagggataatgtattgtccacacgtgactataagaaaatattgccctacgggacaaataagacccccgatgccgaaggcagagagctgttattccgctccgaaggaaatatatttccgtagtcacgtgtggacaatacattatcccgcttatcccgcctttaccaacattagaaagcatagaatacatagttaaccagtagtttatagtaacaggtttattgccattttatagcgtgcgcaaagaaagatagttcgtggaacgctcataatataaaaagaaagaaaggagtcgcacactggagctgaatgcagaatcaaaagctgtattaaacaaagctgaaaaaagtaaataaaaccgacagacaggggacaaacgttccgggtctagcccatcatcttccttctcttctttttaattatactgctcttggaattacgcaccgagcgatacgctccggATAAGATATTGGCGCGGAcgtcaccccaccattacgcacataatttaaaaaggttaacaagcaacagagtttggctactttctaacttgttacagccacattgcgcttcaaactgtttgcaggctgcctcgttcactgcgcgatatctactaaactcgggttcataacaggaccatttctatctgatctgtgCGCCGGAttgttggctggaggaggcaacgctagcctaaagagtaggctacttcacccttaaggaaactatcaacgaactcctcacttgttaaaaaaatactactgttaataaaagatgtcacgacagcggccggcgggcagtgacagtttgctttcttgaaataacaacactcggacaatagtgtagacttgtgcgctacacgctggggtggggcagggctgctgagctgtctgctacaagctgtcgtgccgggacgtggactgtatccattgcgtgcggccggtcgctttgggaactgtgggtaagttgcatttgggtaggctattgcgcgtgttatagttgaattaattaattgacgagccaacgtccggcagcagtggctgagtgtgtaacttaacttaacttttgtaggctactatcgtccgagtgtctccagattgtgattatttattcatttattcaaagacgatagcagtttacagacgctgctggctgcatggatattgtggtggttttccctcctaattgtattttatgaaattgtaaaaataaaactaccataacatttactcctgttgtctgtcgttcctgaatcgtggtctaaatttcacctctttcacctcttacaatagtgttagtggctagtagcagaagttttcacaaacccaaaaggccgaccggcttaaccaaaacaaaggagaaaagaaaaggatgggaagaggggtacagacagggctggctggaagaggcgcgcgcgcgtgtgtctgcgtgtgtgtgtgtgtgcgtgtctgtctgtgtctgtgtgtgtgtctgtgtgtgtgaatgtgacgtgggtaatcacTGTTAGAACGAGCTGCAGCAGTCAGCTTACCGgtccagacaatcagaaagtaaaggaaatgtcttcacggtacctgaccctgttccgagcgtcccagcgtttcacaactccaaacgaaatacacaattcacacttggtaGCAGTCCGAGTTGGTAGTCAGTCGGCGTGTTACTCTCGCCGCAAAtaatgctactcctccaccaaatagaacacaccgtttacaggcatctccatactggcattctCAATGAGAAATCTCCCCTAaagatcataatgtgatgttgtttaatccatttcgtgttagttatgctagcgactggGCTTCTTTATGGAGCTTCATGctgggtatcagctgcatcaaaatcttcaaacttgttttttaaaaactaccgcgtctgtactgtctgtgtctgcgcgcgcgttatcgtttacgcatggtcttctctatgggatgtactatatttattttaggagcaacgtacgaatggaagggttgaaatccatactcgtcgcctacatgtgcggcctttttatcatttcgtgtccataataattttaggcacataacgCTCACGCCCTCCGCAATTTAATATTGCACTCCAACCAACTGTATCGGGCAAAATCATTTAGCTATCCACTGACTGCTTCAGGGATGGCGAAAGCTTTCAGATCGCTCTGGCATTTAGGCacgtctacagaagagagatctgggatccccaagctaactgtattttggttcatatatagctgcatcatcctctctactcgcgcagaccctcagtgcttcgtgcatcttctgaatatacatctgcgtgagaaccaggttatcatCCTCTCGGATGGTGTGGGTAATAAGCAAGCGCggttgtagtctactttttttaagtGGGTNtactgtatatttgagcattttttgtagtgggtatactgtatatatttgtgctattcaaaacaatgggtcaatcaatttgaagtgggcatactgaaatccctgaaatttagaagtgggtatactccgtataccctgcgttctacgtagactacaccactggtaataaggctaactgtgggctcacttggtggtgtcgtggacctgctttttgaagggagaacctctgcgattctggaaacctgaagtctgttggacctaaagccgtggcttttttactttttaaaataataactgCGGAATTGGTATCAGAAAAAATGAATTGCATCGCGCTCACCATTCACCGGCCTGAAGTCATTTGGGAGCGATTATgcttcagtgatatgtagaccgacagttTGGTTATTGCCTTTAAATGTAGGCGGATTTCGGGGGCATGATTTATGTTGACAAGTACTTATTTTAACGACTTAAATGAAGATGTtctgtagactgtttgacggtccccttccataggacagcatccatccatctactccatcccttcctcatctttaccgCGTAAACGGTAATAATagcattacttttcttgtagacgttgcgcgtaatatttta is a genomic window containing:
- the mthfs gene encoding 5,10-methenyltetrahydrofolate synthetase (5-formyltetrahydrofolate cyclo-ligase); translation: MAALRAAKQALRKEIKKRVAALSDQEKARQSKVVSQKLFSHPKYTSSQRIAVFLSMHDEVRTEEILGDAFGKGKVCFIPKYLTANNSNHMDMLRLASLEDINTLPLTSWNIRQPGDDDNQREEALDSGGLDLILMPGLGFDKSGNRLGRGKGFYDTYLERCMAHPKGKPYTIALAFKEQLCQEVPVDQRDIHIDEVLYEDK